DNA sequence from the Tindallia magadiensis genome:
TTCCGTTAATCAGCTGTGCCAGTTTCAGAAGTTTTACATCCACTTCTTGAATCTCTGGAAAATCCTGATCCATAATCTTAACTTCAATATCCAGTTCCTTTTGAATAATGTTCAGAATATCCAACCCTCTCCTTCCTCTGTTGCGCTTTAAGGAAGCAGAGGAGTCTGCAATGTGACGTAGTTCTTCTAAGATAAACTCCGGAATAATCAGCGGCCCTTCAACAAAACCGGTCCGACAAATATCCGAAATTCTGCCATCAATAATAACGCTGGTGTCCAATATTTTCGGAACACCTTTAACCACTGGAGTCTCGGGTATAGACACTGCATCTGTATCTCCCTTTAATATATTCTTCTTTAGGAAATTCCCAAAACTTACATATTCTCCCGCTTTCACAGCAAGGTTTACTCCTAAATAACCCATAAAGATATATACAACAATCGAAATAATCGTACTGATAAAAGGAATTGGTATGTCCGAAATAATCTGACTGATTAAATACGCAATGATTAGTCCGGCTATTAGGCCTCCAGAACCTATCACCAAGCGATCTACAGGAATACCCGAGAGCTCCCCAACAATAAAGTTCGCCAAATTCCTACCCATATTAATAAGCCATGGTGAAGCCACAAAAAACAATGCGCCACTTAAAAGTGTGGCTGTTATAAGTCCAAAAGAAAACAGTAACCATCCTTCAACCTGTAGTAATTGACCCGTTCTGGTAACAAAGATAAAAACAGCCATCCCTGTGAAAGCACCTAAAAAGGCAATAACCCATTTTAATACACGGCTCATGTTTTCACCCCCTCTTTTCCTAAAATTTATTTTATGCACAAAAAAGCTCCTCGAAAGATATCAACTAGTATATCAGATTAGCAAAAGCCTGAGGAGCTTTTTTAACCGAATTTTTATAATTGATTCCACAGAAGCATCTTCATTGGAAAGATTACTTTTATTTTATTACTTGTTCAATCATATCCGTTGCTTGATTTTCATCCATATTTCCCGCAAGAATAATTTCACTGATAAGAATTTGACGTGCGTTATTCAAAATCTTCCGCTCTCCTGTAGATAAAGATTTTTCTCGATCTCTTAAAACTAGGTTTCTTACAACTTCCGCTACTTCATAAATGTCTCCGCTTTTAATACGATCCATGTTTGCTCGGTAACGATGATTCCAGTTCTGAGGCATTTTCGTTACATCCGCAGAAAGAATAGCAAATACATGACCTACCTCTTCAACACTTATAATCGGCCTAACACCAATTTGTTCAACTTTTTCCATCGGAATCATAACTTGCATATCATTAAGTGGCATTCTCATCACATAATAACGCTTCAGTTCTCCTAAGATTTTCCTTTCTTCAATTGCTTCGATAACACCTGCACCATGTACTGGATAAGCGATCTTATCCCCGATATTATACATATTTAGCCCTCCAGATCCTGCATTAAACGGCAGTTTGATATTTAAAGTATACATTAGTGCCAGACGACTGTCAACAAAGCATAAATAAAAGACAATATCACAGCCATGTGATATTGTCAATATTTTCATCACTATATGTCTTAGATTCCTCTCTTTTTATTGATGATTTGGCCCAAACACTTTCTTCACTACATCGATTAAGGCTTTACTTTCAATAATTTCAAGCCCTTCCATTCGAATCGTATCGGCTATACTATTGTGAGCAATATATACTCTTTTAAATCCCATACGATTCAACTCTCTAATCCGTGATTCCATGGAAGGAATTCTTTTTAATTCTCCAGTCAACCCTACATCAGCAATAAAGGCCACATCATTAGCAATGCCCTGGTCCAGTATAGAAGATACAGTGCTCATAATAATCGCCAGGTTAACAGCTGCTTCCCTTAACTTAAAACCTCCCGTTGTTTTAATAACCACATTTTTATCATGTAACGGCATCGAAGCTCTCTGCTCAAGTATCGATAACAAAGTGTTCAATTGTTCTTTCCGAAGACATTCTCCTATTCGAGAGGGGTAGGGCATAAATGTTTGAGACACCAAGCTTTCTATTTCAACAATCACCGGTCGGGTACCTTCCTTGACAACCGTCAATGCACTCCCTGAAACCTTTTCTTCCGTTGAACGCATGGTCATAAAATATTCGGAAGGATTGTCAATGGATACCATCCCTCCTTCTGTCATTGCAAAAAAACCCATTTCCCCAGTGCTTCCAAAACGGTTTTTAGAGCAGTACACTCCTCTTAATTCTTCGCCTTTGTCGCTATCAATAATAAGGACCGTATCTACTAAATGTTCTAATGCCCGCATTCCTGCCAACTCATCCTCTTTTGTCATTTGACCAATGAGAATCACAGCCCGTTTGCCATCACTGTTTTTTGCCATTTTTTGAAGGACGGATGCACATTCCATCGTTTGTGTGGGCGAACCTGGTCGAGATTCTATGGACTCAAAGGCAAAGGTTTGAATGCTGTCTATAATCACAAGCTGTGCATCAATTTTTTCAATCTGCTCAACAACGTTCTCCATGCTGTTATCTGATAAAATCCAAAGATTCTCATCAATTTCCGGCAGAATTCTATTTGCACGGCTTTTTATCTGACTTTCACTTTCTTCTCCTGAGGCATACATCACTCGATATCCTTGGCGGGCAGCATCGTTTGCAATTTCCAGACTAAGGGTTGATTTACCGCCACCTGGGGGTGAAGTCATGATCAAAACGGAATCTTTTACAATCCCGCCACCCATTACTCGATTAAATTCCGATATACCCGTTACAATTCGATCCGAGCGGCTGTCTTTAACTTCTTTTAACTTTTGTGCTTCTTTTGTTTTTTGAACTACCTGAAGCTTATTTCCGCTTCTGCCTTTTTTTATTTCTTTCTCTTCCATGGTATTCCATTGGAAGCAAGATGGACATTGTCCATTCCATTTTGGTGCCTGATGATTACATTCCGAACATTCAAAAATGATTTTTTTCTTCATTCTGTCTCCTTAACCTATTGTTTTATGAATAATTTTTTGTTTCTGACTTGAAAGTGAGTTTTTCATTTTCAAAGTCTATAAGCACTTGATGACCTTCTAGTATTTCACCTCTTAATATTTCTTCCGTTATCTGGTCTTCTAACATTTTTTGTATGGTGCGCTTTAATGGTCTTGCTCCATAATCTGGATCAAACCCTTGATGTCCTATATGCTTTTTTGCCTCAGGCGTTAATTCAATATGAATATTCATTTCCTTCAATCTTTTGGAAAGCTCTGTGATCATTAGTTCCACAATAGCCGAAATATCTTTTTCGTCCAAACTATGAAAAACAATCAAATCGTCTATTCTATTTAGAAATTCCGGCCGGAAAGTCTTTTTCAAGTCTTGCAGTATATTTTCTTTCATAGACTCATGCGCACTTTTTTCTTCTTGTTCTAAATTCGCTGCAAATCCAAGAGTCTTTTGTTTTCGAATATTATGAGCCCCAACATTAGACGTCATAATAATAATGGTATTCTTAAAGCTAACTAGCCTACCTCTTCCATCCGTTAATCTTCCATCATCTAAAATTTGTAGCAATGCATTAAATACGTCTGGATGCGCCTTTTCAATTTCATCAAAAAGAACTACTGAGTATGGTTTGCGGCGTATTTTTTCGGTGAGTTGCCCTCCTTCATCATACCCAACATATCCTGGCGGTGATCCAATTAACTTTGAAACGGTATGCTTTTCCATGTATTCAGACATATCCACACGCACCATTGCATTTTCATCACCAAAGATAGCTTCTGCCAGCGCTCTGGATAGCTCCGTTTTCCCCACTCCTGTCGGGCCAAGAAAAATAAAAGAACCAATTGGCTTCTTGGGATCTTTTAATCCAACACGCGCTCTTCTAATCGCTTTTGCTACAGACTCAATCGCTTCCTGTTGCCCAATGACACGTTCATGTAAAACATTTTCTATATTGAGTAATCTTTCCGATTCATCTTCTTGAAGTTTTCGAACCGGTATGCCTGTCCATTCCGATACAATATCAGCAATATTTTCTTCTGTCACAATAGGCTTTCTACCTTCCTTCACTTGATACCATTCATTTTTTTCCAGATCTAGTTCTTCACGGACTTCTTTTTCCTGATCTCTTAGAATAGCCGCTCTCTCATAGTCTTGGATACTGATTGCTTCTTCCTTTTCTTTCAGCAGGTTCTGCAACTTTTCTTCCAAGTGCTTCAAATCAGGTGGTTCAGTGATCGTTAATAATCGAATTTTAGAGGCAGCCTCATCAATTAAATCGATAGCCTTATCTGGAAGATATCGATCAGAAATATATCGGTGAGAGAGGTTCACAGCACCTTTTAATGCTTCATCTGTAATTTTCACCCGGTGATGAGCTTCGTATCTATCTCTAAGACCTTCCAATATTGTAACGGAATCTACCAAGGATGGTTCTTCCACTAGAATGGGCATAAACCGTCTTTCTAATGCGCTATCTTTTTCTATATGTTTTTTATATTCATCGATCGTAGTGGCTCCTATCGCCTGAATTTCACCTCTTGCTAAAGCTGGTTTTAATATATTAGAAGCATCAATAGCTCCTTCAGCTGCGCCTGCACCAATAATCGTATGAATTTCATCAATAAAGAGAACGATCTGATTGTTGTGCCTTAATTCTTCCATTACTTTTTTTAGCCGATCTTCAAATTCTCCTCTATATTTTGCTCCCGCTACCATAGCCGCCAAATCGAGGGTAACAATCTGCTTGTCCTTTAGATTTTGAGGAACATTACTGCTAACAATTCGCTGTGCAAGACCTTCTGCAATAGCCGTCTTTCCAACGCCACTTTCTCCAATGACACAAGGATTGTTTTTAGTTCTTCGACTTAAGATCTGTATTACTCGTTGTATTTCTTCGTCTCTCCCTATAACCGGATCCATTTTTTCTTCTTTTGCCATTTGATTTAAGTTGCGACTATACTGCTCTAAGATAGTTTTTTCTTTTTTTTCTGTTTGTGTCCCCTTTTTATTACCACTTACATGATGATGATTGTTAAGTAGTTTTAATACTTCTTCTCGGACTTTTTCGTTACTAAGTCCCATTTCCGAAAGAATTTTAGCGCCTATACCTTCTCCTTCTCTGACTAATCCCAACAGTAAATGTTCTGTTCCAATATAACTATGTCCTAGGCTTCTAGCTTCTGCAAAACTCAATTCAAAGATACGTTTCGTTCTGGGAGTAAACCCTAATAATTGGGCTTTTTGCTGACCTGGACCAACAATTCGCATAACACGCTCTTTTAAGGTCGCTAGTTTCACTCCCATTTTCCTCATTGCCTCAGCCGCTATTCCTTCCCCTTCTTGCATAAGTCCTAGTAACAAGTGTTCCGTACCTACGTAGTTATGACCAAATTGCTGAGCAAATTCTTGAGATAATAGAATCACTTTTTGTGCTCTTTCAGTAAACCTTTCATTCATAGCCATGATTTTTTCCTCCCTGTGAAGTTTCTCTATTTTAGAGTTTCTCTAATGAATGCGGCTCTTTTCTGCTCCCTTTCCCTTTCTGTTAGTATAGTACCCGATTGTTTTTGCAAGTATGCCGGTTGAATCTGATCCATTAACGTATGCAAGTCGGATAATGAATACGCCGAAATAACGCCTAAAGAAGTTCCTAGAATAACATCAGAAATTAAATGCATTGCTTCTTTTCTTTTCATCAACTGTGCATACTTCAAAAGGCCAAGCGAACGAAAGACACGATCTTCTAATTCTAATTTCTGATCACATAACATACTATTTCTAGCTGTTCTTTCTCTATCAATTACTTTACCGACAATATCTTCTAAATTTGTAACAATTTCCTGTTCTTTCACATTTAAAGTTACCTGATTCGATATTTGATAAAGGTTTCCTAAATATCCGGTTCCTTCTCCAAAAACGCCTCTTACCGTAAAACCTAACTGCCCTGCCGCTCGAATAAGATCTTCCAAATAACCCATCATGGTTAATGCTGGCAAGTGTAACATGACAGAAACTCGTAATCCTGTACCTATATTGGTTGGACAGGCGGTTAAATATCCTAGCCTCTCATCATAAGCATAGGGTAAATGTTTTCCCAGCCATTCATCAATTTTATCAGCTTCTAAGAAAGCTTCCATCGGTTGTAGTCCTTTTCGTAGACATTGAATGCGTATATGATCTTCTTCGTGAAGCATTAAGCTACAGCCGTTATGATTATTTACCAGTAGCTCTCCTTTTTCTATATTCTGAGCCAATGCAGGACTTATGATATGCTCTTCTACATAGAGTTGTCTTTCTATCTCATTGGCTTGGTTCATCCTTATGGTGCAAAAAGTATCTTTGTAATTAGACTCGGGTTTTTCCAGTGTTTCTTTAACTCGCTGTGATATTTCTTTTGCTCCTTCAGCGCTTATTTTTTGAGGAAAGTCATAGGGTTCGACGTTCCTTGCAAATCGAACCCTGCTGCTCATCACAATATCACCATGAGGACCTAGTTCTGAGCTTAAGCTGCTCATTCGGATTCCTCCTTTATATATGTGACTTTTTTCTCTAGTAAAGCAATTTCATCTCTTAATTGGGCGGCTTTTTCATAGGCTTCTTCTTCAATCGCTTTTTCCAATTTACCTTGCAATGCATTGACATGCCTTCTTAATCGTTGCATTCTTTCAATTTTGATCGGCACTTTTCCTATATGTTGGCTGCCACCATGAATTCTTTTAATCAAAGGCATTAATACCATGCGAAAAGCTTGATAGCACTGAGGACACCCTAAGCGTCCTAATTCTTTGTATTCTCCATAGCTTTGACCGCATTGAGAGCATCTGCTTTGGTTGCTTGTTTTCCCACCCTTACGACTAACATTAGTTTGATCAAAGTAGCTTGAAAGTAAGTTATGCACCGAAAAAGAAAAAGGTGTTCCACTTTGATTTAACTCTGATGCACATACATCACATATATATTTTTCATTTTCTTGATTATTCAGCGATTCCTTTATATACACCGTCGCCTTTCTTGTTTTACAGTGTTGGCATTGCATAATCCTCCTCCTTTTACTTTTGATGAATCAATACAGATATCATGCCTTTTAACAACTGGGCACGAAGCTGATCTCTATTATTTAAGGGCGAAAGCAGTACATGATCTTCCATTGCCGCTCGCATAATCATTGCTTCTCGTTCTGTTATATATTGTTGATCTTTCAGCGCATTAATAACACGATTTGCTTGAGTTTTAGTTATTACCTCACCGATTTCTTTTAATAATAAATGATGTGCCGGCTGGCTGTTTTCTGATTTAAGCATGGTTATTTTGATATGCCCACCGCCACCTCTTTGACTTTCAATATAGTAACCATGCTGTACATTAAATCTAGTCATTAAAACATAGTTTATTTGTGAAGGCGAACAATCAAAGTATTTAGCTACTTCATTTCTCTGTATCTGGATGGTTCTGCCTTGATTTTGCTCTAATAATTCCTTGAAAAATTTTTCAATCACATCACTAACACTTGCCATCGCTATCCCTCCACGCCCTGATCATTGACTTTCTTTGACTTTAATTATATGATGGATTTTTTCTTTCGTCAAGTTGATCGCATGGTACATCCGCTAATCCTTTTCAACAAAAAACAGCCTCCTTATTTATCAGGAAGGCTGTTTCAAGAGTATCTCTCAAACCACTAAATTTATCTTTTTTCTAGGATTCTTTTTCCGCTTTAGCCGCTTTAGCTGCTTCAATCACTTTATCGCTGATGGCTTGTGGTACTTCTTCATACCTAATGAACTCCATAGAAAACTCACCTCTTGCCTGTGTCATAGAGCGAAGATCAATGGCATACTTAAACATTTCTGACTGAGGCGCCTCAGCCGTTACTTTTTGATAGCCATCATCTTGAGGATCCATTCCAAGAATTCGACCACGACGTTTGTTTAAGTCACCCATAATGTCACCCATGTTTTCTTCCGGAACTCTAACTTCTACTTTTGCAATCGGCTCTAATAAGACTGGGTTAGCTTCTTCCATTCCTTTCTTAAAAGCCATAGATGCCGCAATTTTGAATGCCATTTCCGATGAGTCTACGTCATGATAGGAACCATCATAAAGGGTTGCCTTTATATTCACTACTGGATACCCTGCCAAAACACCCACTTCTTTCGCTTCAATTAACCCTTTTTCAACAGCTGGGATATAAGCTTTTGGAACAGCTCCTCCAAAAATCACTTCTTCAAACTCAAATGGCTCTGAGCTTGGTTCAAATTTCATCTTTACATCTCCATACTGTCCACGACCGCCAGACTGCTTTTTATGTTTACCTTGCACATCCGCTTTCCCTTTAATCGTTTCACGATAAGGTACAATCGGATCGCTTAGTTCCACCTCTACTCCGTATTTCGCTTTTAATTTGCTGGTGATCACTTTAATATGCAGTTCTCCCTGTCCTCTTATTAAAGTTTGCTTCGTTTCTGCATTTCGTGTAAAGCAGAATGAAGGATCTTCCTCCGAAAGCTTTACCAGTCCGGCACTTATTTTTTCTTCATCACCACGACTCTTAGGCTCTATCGCCAAGTACAGTTGTGGTTCCATAAATTCAATATCACTGTACTTAATTGGATTTGCTGGGTCGCAAAGAGTGTCT
Encoded proteins:
- a CDS encoding PIN/TRAM domain-containing protein: MSRVLKWVIAFLGAFTGMAVFIFVTRTGQLLQVEGWLLFSFGLITATLLSGALFFVASPWLINMGRNLANFIVGELSGIPVDRLVIGSGGLIAGLIIAYLISQIISDIPIPFISTIISIVVYIFMGYLGVNLAVKAGEYVSFGNFLKKNILKGDTDAVSIPETPVVKGVPKILDTSVIIDGRISDICRTGFVEGPLIIPEFILEELRHIADSSASLKRNRGRRGLDILNIIQKELDIEVKIMDQDFPEIQEVDVKLLKLAQLINGTVVTNDYNLNKVAGLQGVKVLNINELANAVKPVVLPGEEMHIEVIKDGKEAGQGLAYLDDGTMIVVEGGRKYIGHEIEVLVTSVLQTAAGRMIFAKPKQQDD
- a CDS encoding CarD family transcriptional regulator, encoding MYNIGDKIAYPVHGAGVIEAIEERKILGELKRYYVMRMPLNDMQVMIPMEKVEQIGVRPIISVEEVGHVFAILSADVTKMPQNWNHRYRANMDRIKSGDIYEVAEVVRNLVLRDREKSLSTGERKILNNARQILISEIILAGNMDENQATDMIEQVIK
- the radA gene encoding DNA repair protein RadA; translated protein: MKKKIIFECSECNHQAPKWNGQCPSCFQWNTMEEKEIKKGRSGNKLQVVQKTKEAQKLKEVKDSRSDRIVTGISEFNRVMGGGIVKDSVLIMTSPPGGGKSTLSLEIANDAARQGYRVMYASGEESESQIKSRANRILPEIDENLWILSDNSMENVVEQIEKIDAQLVIIDSIQTFAFESIESRPGSPTQTMECASVLQKMAKNSDGKRAVILIGQMTKEDELAGMRALEHLVDTVLIIDSDKGEELRGVYCSKNRFGSTGEMGFFAMTEGGMVSIDNPSEYFMTMRSTEEKVSGSALTVVKEGTRPVIVEIESLVSQTFMPYPSRIGECLRKEQLNTLLSILEQRASMPLHDKNVVIKTTGGFKLREAAVNLAIIMSTVSSILDQGIANDVAFIADVGLTGELKRIPSMESRIRELNRMGFKRVYIAHNSIADTIRMEGLEIIESKALIDVVKKVFGPNHQ
- a CDS encoding ATP-dependent Clp protease ATP-binding subunit, whose protein sequence is MAMNERFTERAQKVILLSQEFAQQFGHNYVGTEHLLLGLMQEGEGIAAEAMRKMGVKLATLKERVMRIVGPGQQKAQLLGFTPRTKRIFELSFAEARSLGHSYIGTEHLLLGLVREGEGIGAKILSEMGLSNEKVREEVLKLLNNHHHVSGNKKGTQTEKKEKTILEQYSRNLNQMAKEEKMDPVIGRDEEIQRVIQILSRRTKNNPCVIGESGVGKTAIAEGLAQRIVSSNVPQNLKDKQIVTLDLAAMVAGAKYRGEFEDRLKKVMEELRHNNQIVLFIDEIHTIIGAGAAEGAIDASNILKPALARGEIQAIGATTIDEYKKHIEKDSALERRFMPILVEEPSLVDSVTILEGLRDRYEAHHRVKITDEALKGAVNLSHRYISDRYLPDKAIDLIDEAASKIRLLTITEPPDLKHLEEKLQNLLKEKEEAISIQDYERAAILRDQEKEVREELDLEKNEWYQVKEGRKPIVTEENIADIVSEWTGIPVRKLQEDESERLLNIENVLHERVIGQQEAIESVAKAIRRARVGLKDPKKPIGSFIFLGPTGVGKTELSRALAEAIFGDENAMVRVDMSEYMEKHTVSKLIGSPPGYVGYDEGGQLTEKIRRKPYSVVLFDEIEKAHPDVFNALLQILDDGRLTDGRGRLVSFKNTIIIMTSNVGAHNIRKQKTLGFAANLEQEEKSAHESMKENILQDLKKTFRPEFLNRIDDLIVFHSLDEKDISAIVELMITELSKRLKEMNIHIELTPEAKKHIGHQGFDPDYGARPLKRTIQKMLEDQITEEILRGEILEGHQVLIDFENEKLTFKSETKNYS
- a CDS encoding protein arginine kinase, producing the protein MSSLSSELGPHGDIVMSSRVRFARNVEPYDFPQKISAEGAKEISQRVKETLEKPESNYKDTFCTIRMNQANEIERQLYVEEHIISPALAQNIEKGELLVNNHNGCSLMLHEEDHIRIQCLRKGLQPMEAFLEADKIDEWLGKHLPYAYDERLGYLTACPTNIGTGLRVSVMLHLPALTMMGYLEDLIRAAGQLGFTVRGVFGEGTGYLGNLYQISNQVTLNVKEQEIVTNLEDIVGKVIDRERTARNSMLCDQKLELEDRVFRSLGLLKYAQLMKRKEAMHLISDVILGTSLGVISAYSLSDLHTLMDQIQPAYLQKQSGTILTEREREQKRAAFIRETLK
- a CDS encoding UvrB/UvrC motif-containing protein, which codes for MQCQHCKTRKATVYIKESLNNQENEKYICDVCASELNQSGTPFSFSVHNLLSSYFDQTNVSRKGGKTSNQSRCSQCGQSYGEYKELGRLGCPQCYQAFRMVLMPLIKRIHGGSQHIGKVPIKIERMQRLRRHVNALQGKLEKAIEEEAYEKAAQLRDEIALLEKKVTYIKEESE
- a CDS encoding CtsR family transcriptional regulator → MASVSDVIEKFFKELLEQNQGRTIQIQRNEVAKYFDCSPSQINYVLMTRFNVQHGYYIESQRGGGGHIKITMLKSENSQPAHHLLLKEIGEVITKTQANRVINALKDQQYITEREAMIMRAAMEDHVLLSPLNNRDQLRAQLLKGMISVLIHQK